The proteins below are encoded in one region of Drosophila santomea strain STO CAGO 1482 chromosome 3R, Prin_Dsan_1.1, whole genome shotgun sequence:
- the LOC120453246 gene encoding protein unc-79 homolog isoform X1, which produces MTGSFKVQLINMGTRAAAFQAKLRALHEYHVRLLHNVLPAPSGVDIANNIKYFSQTLLTVLKDVRTSPHELIRDPLEDPTRMSAYPNLEYGNLYNALTMLIDVAPCIQYGQIVFGKALLQCLSCILPFLDKDLIDNLPYLVSSTISVLPPALHQCIINALCYYILPFTITRRSSDEQECQACQSVSSVIMMVLQYSNNPAHHCQLLECLMTLKHNVVKDILCVVAYGTAVSRTSAAKLLFYYWPAFNANLFDRKVLLSKLTNDLVPFTCQREHCPNSGNAEAAKVCYDHSISIAYAPDCPPPLYLCIECANEIHREHGSLEFGDILHPMQQVSMVCENKNCRSNEKSAFSICFSTECASFNGNHPIRYCSQCHSNRHNSRRGGDHVVHRSLQPAWQMDPEMQMHMVESVVSLLREAKPLNFEPGKESLSSESKKNGSGITADNISLEERQRLGRYGIWLLVGRCTPTADTPVEVLGRILSMLFHWFHVTAYSYDAAGQVESTIEKLKVDHVCNWLKDICRIHYNVFISCLLPHPPEYARVGGHWETLASRTSHLKEGLQRLICLVPYEVITSEIWDYVMPHWMEAITNDVAEKELNELKIVLSKILDPEMSPLGFDAKTMYNFVAIRFEKTTAKVQQQALHWLQILTKLEILIPLVQLFAMFGDGVRIMKYGIQHELMREKDAQSQSLAKAPKTPCKESKETKADMANPPRRSSISPVVEDDSGNTSAISDDEAPTNRHTEFSTDAEHNLTCCILMLDILLKQMELQDVEQHMGIHTSVCENVSRLIKCMVTAARVGLSSHVCALKVAECAYCEASIMWHQLATKLVQFMAPLNPVRPPDVPIEDIIEEEKSSRKSPPESDKEKTRDRDVSLSMAPLPIPLGPLGGFADIFKLDQFFSDDGKIIIMAGPVPVAVPQPEPHSVGGVLVHMPHVCSNNENGHSVDSNELRKVHATDEIMTATVETVSEQLDLASILPTDRAIARSITLSDADVGSANVSVTKASVMGENGANGGAACGGGENGSGSEDDEEEEDSDDFWHTSVGKFKFTLDTLPQPLQYIHQLLTEIPTIKKPEILYYVLQCLNTMALHGDALAKAAREQRGFFIWCQENLLIKNLWELCNAEHSHICQVGVPLLLHCITLPLGSDVFWRVVQEAFHDTDWRVRFTAVERVTVITRFMDSTPLRSEVGLQTALATAFCHLIASMDDVNVYVAQRATLYIGTIHDTAIRSLLFCLESQFDLFIVDRPVVLQSVYQLHNSLSDRKMLGWEFFLNRFDTLFVEAQINLEKCGDISYLRDLRNSDNGSEALSAKIQKAREALSQSDTSGGMAKTLSASFGTKWPYKRTMSAPASMAPRQDSKFVPEKEKIYSRQVSAPILKRKTSRFGLGQFLGSSSGGASGSSQSVNPAATAASSSRPKPPPCPIHQPGHTAFPYHTHHHHPHAHHPYPHPHPHHHPHHHAGSSAHLASTATACTSAGLVSTHSQSHQYLVHCVPPSHHSPMPTLQEAETLLRSQAAADAAAASGSLGGSLGHPGQEAAAVGTGPAGGSTGNPTPHHSFHSHFQKHPSAPNLLPPPPAPSPSPSSLAFPMHCTCDAAPHPHPQVSGAAATGSAANPDGHIHSLGGLNDDNLIGLLSRITELEESDRETIHLLVFMLMQFMSRTDQAYPSEEKPMTKTQNIVLKHLFLLLGHNQIDKTFHTTPESLRVSAVFNAFLANLPQVLDQNHLIGGLIMPSVMQIILYAPNPTSTSGESYQNIIFNYSLWHLEQYPRRNWLFTLLVVLYKYSYTQPPLSGYVIAGIRLIMNSLRGHFHQCRRIPTTTILDIQGVGGAARSRDVSQPSLGTDPDDKEASPPASPMFPSEGTSAASKSKGNVAFTPKLQHAFRKYNDSSLDADETESELVAIPESDLSDSTLHGSSAPGSFDDTIHFEDVMPRSRRTLEYTEEKSTKSHKSMITTKVGDTYTTKIKATTTSETLVTTHTRHSLQEGVRMIVTPLVGAETTETAIVSPPVDVHRAVTVRNKSLENAAASTSKMFAAIATNHLKALGALQDMSPAVERKAGSSSGSGSRSANGNGNGNGSGGSAPAAIQATSSTAASKPIGRHKTIVECSAGNSSSSADDSRQKKSQTKSLRRTDKNYGSPDSPLSKMSVMPNPRDEMDESIQSLPPPKSIAALEIPTPERLLPIGTQDTVATLVERVRDGLNLPDISHLKQDSLDVSESTKDDVTPSSRTNSPRRLIKQVALESPPNPNAQLPSQPSADLHTSILKNVQQDLKQNAPEGNGLTTSNSIKRPRQKLAPFNVDSNAIPDIRSRFAGSWPPPPFQPVDPDPDDDDEIGAEASNGHGTHSTTHAPRGSSRRVGDYTIVERCSDCGAHIEEYTDEEIGIFIVILGTFIHREPAMAAPFLPEILTMTSRICLSSTHAWQGENGPPLASSAQAVACQFFRCVLHQLAPNGIFLQVFQTQMKMKIRHHHFRSIAKALQDFQDLNSTSPIYMVCESLTSKKALPIDQLPVIFRNMAEYLNLQCVPTEAGVGLAVWSQAMQAMESLLRQVIVIMPSLTNAEYMLDIMAATLRLNCVPKTLLDPYSKIMAYCVQHTNLEYQTLYELCTLNIRSFSKDRDKNLLCRQMIFEFVQALKFKSNIPDHNLLTIIGFVLLDAGGTLPPGAAPGLPDAAPMMTTNSADCLRQYINDVIDFLADFHTLSKIKNFKNGQTSSGLGEDTLGGVLKGAVAQYLALEMSRGNSRDNKAVSRYLPWLNNAPSSLQQGPKEFTECVGHMRLLSWLLLGSLTHMALMQRRQETHSIPTPMPQQNSQGTGPTASVHYQHQGVTYSQPVPQEASCHIADHIQVIFAGFAEQSKTSVLHMSSLFHAFTLCQLWTVYLEQMAHNTNSNAEGSTLGVLFEFWAKVTPCILQLVSHAKPTVNKDQPQTPLDFQTQSANSKLSEMVNLHFLSLLEALKDTNSTVLGKLLPMWSPVLSSQTQLSDTLHVRLQNVRDYAPDYEEQQTYKSEALLKWLQRLQFKMGQIELQASTATQFYSI; this is translated from the exons ATGACTGGCAGCTTCAAGGTGCAACTCATCAACATGGGCACTCGCGCTGCCGCCT TTCAGGCAAAACTGAGAGCCCTTCATGAATACCACGTTCGTCTACTGCACAACGTCTTGCCTGCGCCCTCTGGCGTCGATATTGCTAACAATATCAAATACTTTTCTCAAACTCTACTGA CTGTCCTTAAAGATGTGCGCACCTCGCCGCACGAGCTTATCCGCGACCCTCTCGAAGATCCCACTCGCATGTCTGCCTATCCCAATCTCGAGTATGGCAACCTCTACAATGCTCTTACAATGCTCATCGATGTGGCACCTTGCATCCAGTACGGCCAAATCG tctTCGGAAAGGCTCTATTGCAGTGCCTAAGCTGCATCCTTCCCTTTCTGGACAAAGATCTTATCGATAATCTACCCTATCTCGTAAGCTCTACTATATCAGTACTACCACCAGCGTTGCACCAATGCATCATTAACGCTCTATGCTACTATATATTGCCTTTTACTATAA CTCGTCGTAGCTCCGACGAACAGGAATGTCAGGCCTGCCAGTCAGTGTCGTCGGTCATCATGATGGTGCTGCAGTACTCCAACAATCCAGCTCATCATTGCCAGCTCCTGGAGTGCCTGATGACCCTTAAACACAATGTGGTCAAGGACATCCTCTGCGTTGTGGCCTACGGAACCGCTGTTTCCCGAACCTCGGCTGCCAAGCTGCTATTTTACTACTGGCCAGCCTTCAACGCCAATCTATTCGATCGCAAAGTTCTGCTCTCCAAGCTAACCA ACGACCTAGTACCCTTCACCTGCCAAAGGGAGCACTGCCCGAACTCCGGCAACGCGGAGGCAGCGAAGGTGTGCTACGACCACAGCATCAGCATCGCGTACGCCCCCGACTGTCCACCGCCCCTTTACCTGTGCATCGAGTGCGCCAACGAGATTCATCGGGAGCACGGGAGCCTGGAGTTCGGCGACATCCTGCATCCCATGCAACAGGTGTCGATGGTCTGCGAAAACAAGAACTGCCGCTCCAACGAGAAGTCGGCCTTCTCCATCTGCTTCTCCACGGAGTGTGCCAGCTTCAATGGCAATCACCCGATCCGCTACTGCAGCCAGTGCCACAGCAATAGGCACAATTCCCGGCGAGGAGGCGATCACGTGGTCCATCGGAGTCTGCAGCCCGCCTGGCAGATGGATCCAGAGATGCAGATGCACATGGTGGAGTCGGTGGTGAGCCTTCTGCGAGAGGCGAAGCCGTTAAACTTTGAGCCCGGCAAGGAGTCCTTGTCGTCCGAGTCCAAGAAGAACGGCTCCGGCATTACAGCAGACAATATTTCACTGGAGGAGCGTCAGAGACTGGGACGTTATGGTATCTGGCTACTGGTGGGTCGCTGTACTCCCACTGCAGATACTCCCGTGGAAGTTCTGGGCAGGATTCTGAGCATGCTTTTTCACTGGTTTCATGTAACCGCTTACTCTTATGATG CTGCCGGACAAGTGGAAAGTACCATTGAGAAGCTCAAAGTTGATCACGTGTGCAACTGGCTCAAGGACATCTGCCGTATCCACTACAACGTCTTCATCTCCTGCCTGCTGCCACATCCCCCAGAGTATGCCCGTGTTGGAGGCCATTGGGAGACCTTGGCATCGCGAACAAGTCACTTAAAGGAAGGTCTTCAGCGACTCATTTGCCTGGTGCCGTACGAGGTCATCACCTCCGAGATTTGGGACTATGTAATGCCACACTGGATGGAGGCCATCACCAACGACGTGGCCGAGAAGGAACTGAACGAGCTGAAGATTGTGCTCAGCAAGATTCTCGACCCGGAGATGTCTCCCCTGGGTTTTGATGCCAAAACCATGTACAATTTTGTGGCCATCCGATTTGAGAAGACAACGGCAAaggtgcagcagcaggcgcTCCACTGGCTGCAGATCCTCACCAAGCTAGAGATCCTTATCCCACTGGTGCAGCTGTTCGCCATGTTCGGCGATGGTGTTCGCATAATGAAATATGGCATCCAGCATGAGCTGATGCGCGAGAAGGATGCCCAATCTCAGTCCCTGGCCAAGGCTCCCAAGACCCCGTGTAAAGAGAGCAAGGAGACCAAGGCGGATATGGCCAATCCGCCCAGGCGTAGCTCTATTT CTCCTGTTGTCGAGGATGACTCTGGCAATACGTCTGCCATTTCCGATGACGAGGCGCCCACGAATCGTCACACGGAGTTCTCCACGGATGCAGAGCACAACCTCACATGTTGCATCCTCATGCTGGACATCCTTCTGAAGCAAATGGAGCTACAGGACGTGGAGCAGCACATGGGCATCCACACGAGTGTCTGTGAGAACGTTTCCAGGCTTATCAAGTGCATGGTCACTGCAGCTCGAGTGGGCCTTAGTAGTCACGTCTGCGCATTAAAG GTGGCAGAGTGTGCCTATTGCGAGGCTTCCATCATGTGGCATCAGCTAGCTACCAAGTTGGTCCAGTTCATGGCCCCCTTGAATCCAGTCCGGCCACCAGAT GTTCCCATCGAGGACATCATTGAAGAGGAGAAGTCCTCGCGGAAATCTCCACCCGAATCCGATAAGGAAAAGACCCGTGATCGAGATGTTTCCCTCTCGATGGCTCCCTTACCCATTCCCTTGGGTCCTCTAGGAGGATTTGCAG ATATCTTTAAGCTAGATCAATTCTTTTCAGACGAtggaaaaattattataatggcAG GTCCTGTGCCGGTGGCCGTGCCCCAACCAGAGCCGCACTCCGTGGGCGGAGTGCTCGTCCACATGCCCCACGTCTGTTCC aatAACGAAAATGGGCATTCAGTTGATAGTAATGAATTGAGAAAAGTTCACGCCACAGACGAG ATCATGACGGCCACGGTAGAAACAGTTTCAGAGCAACTCGACCTGGCCTCCATCCTGCCCACAGACCGGGCCATAGCCCGCTCTATAACCCTTTCCGATGCGGACGTGGGCAGCGCCAATGTCAGCGTGACCAAGGCCTCGGTCATGGGTGAGAACGGTGCCAATGGCGGAGCGGCCTGTGGCGGCGGGGAGAACGGGAGCGGATCCGAGgatgacgaggaggaggaggacagCGATGACTTCTGGCACACCTCTGTGGGCAAGTTCAAGTTCACCCTGGATACGCTGCCCCAGCCACTGCAGTACATCCATCAACTGCTCACG GAAATACCTACCATCAAGAAGCCTGAAATCCTGTACTACGTTCTACAGTGCCTGAACACGATGGCTTTGCATGGCGATGCTTTGGCCAAGGCGGCGAGGGAGCAACGAGGCTTCTTCATTTGGTGCCAGGAGAACCTTCTGATCAAGAA CCTCTGGGAGCTATGCAACGCGGAGCACTCTCACATATGCCAGGTGGGtgtgccgctgctgctgcactgcatcaCGCTACCACTCGGATCGGATGTGTTTTGGCGTGTGGTGCAGGAGGCTTTCCACGACACGGACTGGCGCGTCCGCTTCACGGCAGTGGAGCGAGTTACCGTGATTACCCGCTTCATGGACTCCACTCCCCTGCGCTCCGAGGTGGGTCTTCAGACGGCCCTGGCCACCGCCTTTTGCCACCTGATCGCCAGCATGGACGACGTCAATGTGTACGTGGCGCAGCGGGCGACCCTCTACATTGGGACAATCCATGACACGGCAATTCGGTCGCTGCTCTTCTGCCTTGAGTCCCAGTTCGACCTCTTCATCGTGGACCGTCCTGTGGTGCTGCAGTCGGTCTACCAGTTGCACAACTCCCTGTCCGATCGCAAAATGCTCGGCTGGGAGTTTTTCCTGAATCGATTCGACACGCTCTTCGTGGAGGCACAGATCAATCTGGAGAAGTGCGGCGACATCTCATACCTGCGTGATCTGCGGAACTCGGACAACGGCAGCGAGGCCCTCTCGGCCAAGATTCAGAAGGCGAGGGAGGCTCTCAGCCAGTCGGACACCAGTGGAGGCATGGCCAAGACGCTAAGCGCATCTTTCGGCACAAAGTGGCCCTATAAGCGCACCATGTCCGCACCTGCCAGCATGGCACCCAGACAGGACAGCAAGTTTG TTCCGGAGAAGGAGAAGATCTACAGCCGCCAGGTCTCAGCGCCCATTCTCAAGCGGAAGACCTCGCGCTTCGGACTGGGTCAGTTCCTGGGCAGTAGTAGTGGGGGGGCTTCTGGCAGCAGCCAGTCCGTGAACccagcagcaacggcagcgaGCTCCTCGCGACCCAAGCCGCCGCCTTGTCCCATCCACCAGCCAGGGCACACGGCCTTTCCCTATcacacccaccaccaccatccaCATGCCCACCACCCGTACCCTCACCCCCATCCACACCATCATCCGCATCACCATGCTGGTAGTAGTGCACACTTAgcctccaccgccaccgcctgCACTTCGGCCGGTCTAGTCTCGACGCACAGCCAGAGCCACCAGTACCTGGTGCACTGTGTGCCCCCAAGTCACCACAGTCCGATGCCAACGCTGCAGGAGGCGGAAACACTGCTGCGGTCCCAGGCGGCCGCCGATGCCGCCGCAGCGAGTGGATCACTGGGTGGATCCCTTGGTCATCCGGGCCAGGAAGCAGCGGCGGTGGGAACAGGCCCAGCCGGAGGCAGTACGGGAAACCCGACTCCCCATCACTCCTTTCACTCCCACTTCCAAAAGCATCCGTCGGCTCCCAACCTGCTGCCCCCGCCGCCGGCCCCCAGTCCCAGCCCCTCGAGTCTGGCCTTCCCCATGCACTGCACCTGTGATGCCGCaccacatccgcatcctcaGGTCTCGGGTGCGGCGGCCACCGGCAGCGCGGCGAACCCAG ATGGTCATATCCACTCATTGGGCGGCTTGAACGACGACAATCTCATTGGACTACTTTCGAGAATTACGGAACTGGAGGAGTCAGATCGGGAAACCATTCATCTGCTGGTTTTTATGCTGATGCAGTTCATGTCCCGTACGGATCAGGCATATCCCTCAGAGGAGAAACCGATGACCAAGACCCAGAATATTGTCCTCAAGCACCTGTTTCTACTGCTCGGTCACAACCAAATCGACAAGACCTTCCATACCACTCCGGAATCTCTAAG GGTTTCGGCCGTTTTCAATGCGTTCCTGGCCAATCTTCCGCAGGTTTTGGACCAGAACCACTTGATCGGGGGCCTCATCATGCCCTCGGTCATGCAAATCATTCTCTATGCGCCAAATCCGACAAGCACCTCGGGCGAATCCTACCAGAACATAATCTTCAACTATTCCCTGTGGCACCTGGAGCAGTATCCGCGTCGCAACTGGCTCTTCACTTTGCTGGTGGTACTCTACAAGTACTCGTACACTCAGCCTCCTCTTAGTGGATACGTCATCGCTGGGATCCGCTTGATCATGAACAGCTTGCGGGGCCACTTCCACCAATGCCGACGCATTCCGACCACCACCATCTTGGACATTCAGGGCGTAGGCGGCGCTGCTCGATCCCGCGACGTCAGCCAGCCCTCGCTTGGCACAGATCCGGACGACAAAGAGGCCAGTCCGCCGGCCAGTCCAATGTTTCCCTCGGAGGGAACCAGTGCCGCCTCCAAGAGCAAGGGCAATGTAGCCTTCACTCCGAAATTGCAGCACGCGTTCCGGAAGTACAACGACTCCAGCCTAGATGCCGATGAAACCGAATCGGAACTGGTGGCCATTCCGGAGAGCGATCTCTCTGACAGCACTTTACACGGTAGCAGTGCACCG GGATCCTTTGATGATACCATACATTTTGAGGACGTCATGCCACGCAGCCGTCGAACCCTTGAATACACCGAAGAG AAATCCACAAAATCCCACAAGTCCATGATCACCACCAAGGTCGGCGATACGTACACTACCAAAATCAAGGCCACCACTACCAGTGAGACATTGGTGACCACACACACCAGGCACAGTTTGCAGGAGGGTGTTCGCATGATCGTCACCCCCTTGGTGGGCGCGGAAACCACGGAGACGGCGATTGTTAGTCCTCCAGTAGATGTCCATCGAGCTGTGACCGTGCGCAACAAGTCCTTGGAGAATGCAGCCGCCTCCACATCGAAGATGTTCGCCGCCATAGCTACGAATCACCTAAAGGCACTGGGCGCTTTACAGGATATGTCTCCGGCAGTGGAAAGAAAAGCCGGATCCAGCAGCGGCAGTGGGAGTCGATCGGCCAACGGAAATGGTAACGGAAACGGCAGTGGAGGAAGTGCCCCAGCTGCCATCCAGGCAACTTCTTCGACAGCTGCTAGCAAGCCCATTGGACGGCATAAGACTATTGTGGAGTGCAGTGCCGGGAACTCGAGCTCCTCGGCCGATGATTCGCGGCAGAAGAAGTCGCAAACCAAATCTCTGAGACGCACGGATAAGAACTACGGCTCGCCGGACTCACCACTGTCCAAGATGAGCGTGATGCCGAATCCGAGGGATGAAATGGATGAGAGCATCCAGAGCTTGCCGCCGCCCAAGAGCATTGCTGCCTTGGAGATTCCCACTCCGGAGCGTCTCCTGCCCATCGGAACCCAGGACACGGTGGCCACCCTAGTAGAGCGGGTGAGAGATGGCCTCAACTTGCCGGACATCAGTCATCTCAAGCAGGACAGCCTTGATGTGTCGGAGAGCACCAAGGATGATGTAACACCGAGCAGTAGGACGAACTCTCCCCGGCGGCTCATAAAGCAGGTGGCTTTGGAATCTCCTCCGAATCCAAATGCACAGCTTCCATCGCAGCCCTCAGCCGATTTGCACACCTCTATTCTCAAGAATGTGCAGCAGGACCTGAAGCAAAATGCCCCCGAAGGCAATGGGCTCACCACCAGCAATAGTATCAAACGTCCTCGACAAAAACTGGCTCCCTTCAATGTGGACAGCAATGCTATTCCGGATATTCGATCTCGGTTTGCTGGTTCCTGGCCACCGCCTCCTTTTCAGCCCGtggatcccgatcccgatgatgatgatgagatCGGGGCAGAGGCCTCCAATGGGCATGGAACCCACTCAACCACTCATGCTCCTCGTGGG AGCTCTCGTCGTGTTGGAGACTACACCATCGTGGAACGCTGCTCCGATTGCGGCGCCCACATTGAGGAGTACACGGATGAGGAGATTGGCATCTTCATTGTAATCCTAGGGACCTTTATTCATCGAGAACCTGCCATGGCAGCACCTTTCCTGCCCGAGATTCTTACCATGACTTCGCG GATCTGCCTAAGTAGCACCCATGCCTGGCAAGGCGAGAATGGTCCACCTTTGGCCAGCAGTGCCCAGGCGGTGGCCTGTCAGTTCTTCCGCTGCGTGCTGCACCAGTTGGCACCTAATGGAATCTTCTTGCAAGTATTCCAAACCCAAATGAAAA TGAAAATCCGCCACCACCATTTTCGAAGCATTGCCAAAGCGCTGCAGGATTTCCAGGACTTGAACTCCACCAGTCCCATCTACATGGTGTGCGAGTCACTGACGTCCAAAAAGGCATTGCCCATTGACCAGCTACCGGTAATTTTCCGCAACATGGCCGAGTATTTGAATCTCCAGTGCGTCCCCACGGAAGCGGGCGTGGGCTTAGCCGTTTGGTCACAGGCCATGCAAGCCATGGAGTCGCTCCTTCGCCAAGTAATCGTCATCATGCCCAGTCTCACCAACGCGGAGTACATGCTGGACATCATGGCGGCAACCTTGAGGCTCAACTGTGTGCCAAAAACGCTGCTTGATCCGTACTCCAAGATCATGGCCTATTGTGTGCAGCATACAAATCTGGAATACCAAACACTATACGAGCTTTGTACTCTGAACATTAGATCATTTAGCAAAGATCGGGACAAGAACTTGCTGTGTCGTCAAATGATCTTTGAGTTCGTCCAGGCTCTGAAGTTTAAGTCGAATATTCCGGACCACAATCTACTCACCATTATTGGTTTTGTGCTCCTTGATGCTGGTGGCACCCTGCCTCCAGGGGCTGCTCCTGGTTTGCCTGACGCGGCTCCTATGATGACCACCAATTCTGCTGATTGTTTGAGGCAGTATATCAACGATGTTATTGATTTTCTGGCCGATTTCCACACCCTTAGCAAGATTAAG AACTTTAAGAACGGCCAGACGAGCAGTGGACTGGGTGAAGACACTTTGGGCGGAGTCCTTAAGGGAGCAGTGGCCCAATATTTGGCTCTGGAAATGTCACGTGGCAATTCAAGGGACAACAAAGCAGTTTCCCGCTACCTTCCCTGGCTAAACAATGCTCCATCGTCCCTTCAGCAAGG ACCCAAGGAGTTCACTGAGTGCGTGGGTCACATGCGCCTGCTGTCTTGGTTGCTACTTGGCTCCCTCACTCACATGGCTCTGATGCAGCGGCGTCAGGAGACGCATAGCATTCCTACGCCCATGCCGCAGCAGAATAGTCAGGGAACCGGTCCTACAGCCAGTGTACATTATCAGCACCAAGGAGTTACCTATTCGCAACCGGTGCCACAGGAAGCCTCTTGTCACATCGCCGATCACATTCAGGTGATCTTTGCCGGATTTGCGGAGCAGTCCAAGACTTCCGTGCTGCATATGTCCTCGCTATTCCATGCGTTCACTCTCTGTCAGCTGTGGACGGTATACTTGGAGCAGATGGCCCACAACACCAACAGTAACGCGGAGGGCAGCACGTTGGGCGTTCTCTTTGAGTTCTGGGCGAAGGTAACGCCCTGCATCTTGCAATTGGTGTCCCACGCCAAGCCGACAGTCAATAAGGATCAACCGCAGACACCCCTGGACTTCCAGACGCAAAGCGCCAACTCAAAGCTGTCCGAGATGGTCAACCTGCACTTCCTTAGTCTGTTGGAGGCGTTGAAGGACACCAATTCCACAGTGCTGGGCAAGCTGCTGCCAATGTGGAGCCCCGTTCTCTCCTCACAGACTCAACTCTCGGACACGTTGCACGTCCGATTGCAGAACGTAAGGGACTATGCACCCGACTACGAGGAGCAGCAAACGTACAAGTCGGAGGCTCTGCTTAAATGGCTGCAGCGCTTGCAGTTCAAGATGGGCCAAATCGAGTTACAAGCATCAACGGCCACGCA